A single genomic interval of Dehalococcoidales bacterium harbors:
- the lysS gene encoding lysine--tRNA ligase has translation MTSRADRINQQRLEKLERLCEAGINPYPHRYQRSHTTEQAVALLEGIEKNPAEENAIEVRVAGRIMSHRPMGKVSFLDLRDGSGKIQLYCHRNILSEDSLRLLKKDLDIGDIVGAHGRPFRTRTGEASIEVKEITMLAKSLQPLPEKWHGLSDIDTRYRQRYLDLIANNEARDIFLKRSLIITAIRQFLNQRGFIEVETPVLQPSAGGALAQPFVTHQHALGRDLYLRIALELYLKRLIVGGFDRVYELGRIFRNEGLSTKHNPEFTMLESYQAYADYNDVMMMLEEMVYQVSQQVLDTDAVRFGENTISFKPPWQRVELRQAIIERAGIDFKEYPDAASLRARMLAMGMEADPEKDRGRLIDELLSNFVEPHLVQPTFLLHHPVDMSPLAKLKPDDEHLVERFEAFAGGMEIANAFTELNDPFEQRKRFIEQQKSRRAEGEIEEAIDEDFLLALEYGMPPTGGLGVGIDRLVMLLTGQTSIRQVILFPQLKEKSVDKKEIQEA, from the coding sequence ATGACATCAAGAGCAGACCGTATCAACCAGCAGCGACTGGAAAAGCTGGAGAGGCTTTGTGAGGCCGGTATCAATCCCTACCCCCACCGCTATCAGCGCAGTCATACCACGGAGCAGGCTGTTGCCCTGCTCGAGGGTATAGAGAAGAACCCGGCTGAAGAAAATGCGATTGAAGTTCGTGTTGCCGGGCGGATCATGTCGCACCGGCCGATGGGTAAGGTCTCCTTTCTTGATTTGCGTGACGGCTCGGGAAAAATCCAGCTCTACTGCCACCGGAATATTCTCAGTGAGGACAGCCTCAGGCTGCTTAAGAAGGACCTCGATATCGGTGATATCGTCGGGGCGCACGGCAGACCGTTTCGTACCCGGACCGGAGAAGCCAGTATTGAGGTAAAAGAAATCACCATGCTGGCTAAATCGCTGCAGCCCCTGCCGGAGAAGTGGCATGGACTGAGCGACATCGACACACGATACCGGCAGCGCTACCTCGACCTGATTGCCAATAATGAGGCCAGGGATATTTTTTTGAAACGCAGCCTTATTATTACCGCAATTCGGCAGTTCTTGAACCAGCGGGGTTTTATTGAGGTGGAAACGCCGGTGCTGCAGCCTTCGGCAGGTGGTGCGCTCGCCCAGCCGTTCGTTACTCATCAACACGCCCTCGGCCGCGACTTATATCTGCGCATCGCCCTTGAGCTCTATCTGAAGAGGTTGATTGTCGGTGGTTTCGATCGGGTCTATGAGCTGGGGCGTATCTTTCGTAATGAGGGTCTCTCCACGAAACATAACCCCGAGTTCACCATGCTGGAAAGCTACCAGGCCTATGCCGACTATAACGATGTCATGATGATGCTGGAGGAGATGGTATACCAGGTCAGCCAGCAGGTGCTGGACACGGATGCGGTAAGGTTCGGGGAGAATACCATCAGCTTTAAGCCTCCCTGGCAGCGCGTCGAGCTGCGCCAGGCAATCATCGAACGCGCCGGTATCGACTTTAAGGAATACCCCGACGCCGCCTCGCTGCGGGCCAGGATGCTGGCTATGGGAATGGAGGCCGACCCGGAGAAGGACCGGGGGAGGCTGATCGACGAGCTGCTGTCAAACTTCGTCGAACCGCACCTCGTGCAGCCGACCTTTCTTTTGCACCATCCGGTTGATATGTCGCCTCTGGCCAAGCTTAAGCCCGACGACGAGCACCTGGTAGAGCGTTTCGAGGCCTTTGCCGGCGGCATGGAGATTGCCAACGCATTTACCGAGCTCAACGACCCGTTCGAGCAGAGGAAGCGCTTTATCGAGCAGCAAAAGAGCCGCCGGGCGGAGGGTGAAATAGAGGAAGCTATTGATGAAGACTTCCTGCTCGCTCTGGAGTACGGCATGCCGCCTACCGGCGGACTGGGGGTCGGCATCGACCGTCTGGTCATGCTGCTCACCGGTCAGACATCGATCCGCCAGGTCATCCTGTTCCCCCAGCTTAAAGAGAAAAGCGTAGATAAGAAGGAGATACAAGAAGCTTAA
- the recO gene encoding DNA repair protein RecO, giving the protein MSKPRNYQTEAIIIKKVKLGEADRILTFYTPHLGKIQGVAKGVRRPRSKMAGHLELLTYSTVSLARGRNLDTVTGSQTIDSFLPLKSDLELTSYALYAIELINQFTADSVENQPLFQLLLETMRSLCLKSNSEVILRSFELHLLSLVGYRPQLGCCISCRLPLEPVPNYFSAPAGGVLCPGCSNSQLPAHRISVNAIKVLRWLQDNDLATAEKLKIDRDLSRELEGIMRGYLHYLLEREVKSTAWLDTLKG; this is encoded by the coding sequence TTGTCCAAGCCGCGGAACTACCAGACCGAAGCCATTATTATCAAGAAGGTCAAGCTCGGTGAGGCGGATAGAATCCTGACCTTCTATACTCCCCATCTGGGCAAGATTCAGGGTGTGGCCAAGGGGGTGCGGCGCCCCAGGAGCAAGATGGCGGGTCACCTTGAGCTCCTGACCTACAGTACGGTCTCACTGGCCCGGGGACGCAACCTGGATACGGTAACCGGCAGCCAGACGATAGACAGCTTCCTCCCCCTGAAAAGCGATTTGGAGCTCACTTCCTATGCCCTTTATGCTATCGAACTGATCAACCAGTTCACCGCCGATAGTGTTGAGAACCAGCCCCTCTTCCAGCTGCTGCTGGAGACGATGCGGAGCCTCTGCCTGAAGAGTAACAGCGAGGTGATCTTGCGTTCCTTTGAGCTACACCTGCTCAGTCTGGTCGGCTACCGGCCTCAGCTCGGCTGCTGTATCTCCTGCCGCCTGCCTCTGGAACCGGTGCCCAACTACTTCTCTGCCCCTGCCGGCGGCGTGCTGTGCCCGGGTTGCTCAAACAGTCAGCTCCCGGCCCATCGCATATCGGTAAACGCCATCAAGGTATTAAGGTGGCTGCAGGATAACGACCTTGCCACAGCCGAAAAACTGAAGATAGACCGTGATCTGTCCCGCGAGTTAGAGGGAATCATGAGGGGGTATCTACACTACCTGCTGGAGCGGGAGGTCAAGTCAACCGCCTGGCTGGATACGCTGAAAGGGTAG
- the recR gene encoding recombination mediator RecR: MDRESSPGVGAVARLIRELNKLPGIGVKSAQRIAYHILRAPEEQSALLADAILSVKKETRLCSVCFNVTETDPCSICCDDRRDRTQVCIIEQPQDILALEHTGIYHGLYHVLHGAISPTEGVGAKDIRITELLNRLQNGSISEVIMATNTNLEGEQTALYLKKVISPLGIRVTRLARGLPFGTELEYADDVTLTRAIEGRQDI; the protein is encoded by the coding sequence ATGGATCGAGAATCATCACCCGGCGTTGGCGCAGTAGCCAGGCTTATCCGTGAGCTTAATAAGCTGCCCGGTATCGGGGTGAAGAGCGCTCAGAGAATCGCCTATCATATCCTGCGTGCCCCTGAAGAGCAATCCGCCCTGCTGGCTGATGCCATCCTGTCGGTGAAAAAGGAGACCCGGCTCTGCTCAGTTTGCTTTAATGTTACCGAGACTGATCCCTGTAGTATCTGTTGTGACGACCGGCGCGATCGCACTCAGGTCTGTATTATTGAACAGCCGCAGGATATTCTGGCCCTGGAGCACACCGGAATCTATCATGGACTCTACCATGTCCTCCATGGCGCTATCTCGCCTACCGAGGGAGTAGGTGCTAAAGACATACGGATTACCGAGTTGCTCAACCGGCTGCAGAACGGCTCGATAAGCGAGGTCATTATGGCAACCAATACCAATCTCGAGGGGGAGCAGACTGCCCTTTATCTCAAGAAGGTTATCTCGCCCCTGGGTATCAGGGTTACCCGTCTGGCTAGGGGATTGCCTTTCGGCACCGAACTGGAATACGCCGACGATGTTACCCTGACCCGGGCTATTGAAGGACGACAGGATATCTAG
- a CDS encoding YbaB/EbfC family nucleoid-associated protein yields the protein MNLSQMNQARELKARMDKIQEELSNTIVEASSGKGAVKVTADGQQKIKSITISPGVIDPDKAGVLEELVVKAVSEALTKSQKAAASKLKSLTGGLKMPGLF from the coding sequence ATGAACCTATCTCAAATGAATCAGGCCCGAGAACTCAAAGCAAGGATGGACAAGATTCAGGAAGAGCTGAGTAATACCATCGTCGAAGCCAGTTCAGGCAAGGGCGCCGTTAAGGTAACGGCCGACGGACAGCAAAAGATAAAATCGATTACAATCTCACCCGGGGTAATCGATCCTGATAAAGCGGGGGTTCTGGAAGAACTGGTAGTGAAAGCAGTAAGTGAAGCCCTGACTAAATCACAGAAGGCTGCCGCCAGCAAGTTAAAGAGCCTCACCGGCGGCCTTAAGATGCCCGGTCTTTTTTAA